The following are encoded together in the Bacillus sp. V2I10 genome:
- a CDS encoding iron-sulfur cluster biosynthesis family protein, which translates to MGIVINIIITEAAVDELEKLENKFPNHFRFLHYEMGGCGLPLDGVLRLQLIKLNVGFEQVQTNWKLIYLNKSSLDFLDDNLTIDYSDGFQIKSSNQTYSHNLPIEIEE; encoded by the coding sequence GTGGGAATAGTTATAAATATTATTATTACAGAAGCTGCGGTAGATGAGCTTGAAAAGCTGGAAAATAAATTTCCTAACCATTTTAGATTTCTTCATTATGAAATGGGTGGATGTGGGCTTCCTTTGGATGGAGTTTTAAGGTTACAACTTATTAAGTTAAATGTAGGCTTTGAACAAGTTCAAACGAATTGGAAACTAATTTATTTAAATAAATCTTCTTTAGACTTCCTTGATGACAACTTAACAATTGATTATTCTGATGGATTCCAAATTAAAAGTTCCAACCAAACATATAGTCATAATTTACCTATAGAAATTGAAGAGTGA
- a CDS encoding Spo0E family sporulation regulatory protein-aspartic acid phosphatase, giving the protein MRALTDFQIVEKSQELDVLIFKYQKLLLLKRLVSI; this is encoded by the coding sequence ATCAGGGCACTTACGGATTTCCAAATTGTAGAGAAAAGTCAGGAGCTTGATGTACTAATATTCAAGTATCAAAAATTGTTACTACTGAAAAGATTAGTAAGTATTTAA
- a CDS encoding nuclear transport factor 2 family protein, with protein sequence MSKDIRPPFTLETALAKVKFAEDAWNSRDPERVSMGYSVDSNWRNRSEFFTGREAIKTFLTNKWKRELDYKLKKELWCYTDNRIAVRFEYEYRDANTGQWMRCHGNEYWEFGEDGLMKRRDMAGNDYPIDEADRKFK encoded by the coding sequence ATGAGTAAAGACATTCGCCCACCATTCACACTTGAAACTGCATTGGCAAAAGTGAAATTCGCAGAAGACGCTTGGAACTCACGTGATCCAGAACGTGTATCCATGGGATACTCCGTTGATTCCAACTGGCGCAACCGTAGTGAATTCTTCACAGGTCGAGAAGCAATCAAAACATTCTTAACGAACAAGTGGAAACGAGAACTTGACTATAAATTGAAGAAAGAACTATGGTGCTATACTGATAACCGAATTGCAGTGCGCTTTGAGTATGAATACCGTGATGCAAATACCGGTCAGTGGATGAGATGCCACGGAAATGAATATTGGGAGTTTGGGGAAGATGGTCTGATGAAGAGACGTGATATGGCCGGAAACGACTATCCAATTGATGAAGCAGACCGGAAATTCAAATAA
- a CDS encoding nuclear transport factor 2 family protein: MSKDIRPPFTLETALAKVKFAEDAWNSRDPERVSLGYSVDSNWRNRTEFFTGREAIKTFLTKKWERELDYKLKKELWCFTGNRIAVRFEYEYRDAETGQWMRCHGNELWEFGEDGLMKRRDMSGNDYPINEIDRRYK; the protein is encoded by the coding sequence ATGAGTAAAGATATTCGCCCACCATTCACACTTGAAACTGCATTGGCGAAAGTAAAATTCGCAGAAGACGCTTGGAACTCACGTGATCCAGAACGTGTATCTTTAGGATATTCCGTTGATTCTAACTGGCGCAACCGTACTGAATTCTTCACAGGTCGTGAAGCAATTAAAACATTTTTGACTAAGAAGTGGGAGAGAGAGCTCGATTACAAATTGAAGAAAGAGCTATGGTGCTTTACTGGCAACCGAATTGCGGTTCGTTTTGAATATGAATACCGCGATGCTGAAACGGGTCAATGGATGAGATGTCACGGGAATGAACTTTGGGAATTCGGTGAAGACGGTTTGATGAAGAGACGTGATATGAGTGGAAACGATTACCCAATTAATGAAATTGATCGTCGTTACAAATAA
- a CDS encoding DinB family protein — protein MSDFILDQLGVIRRQTINYVKDISDSAAEIIPAGLRNNIKWNLGHLYVVQERFAFQLTGKETKFPANINKLFDPGTKPSDWDMKPPTMSQLNDLLTEQIERIESALSNKLKEEINPHYKSASTGITFTTVEQLLSFSIYHEALHFATIKNIKRIINSKD, from the coding sequence ATGAGTGATTTTATCTTAGATCAATTAGGAGTTATTCGCCGTCAGACAATTAATTATGTAAAAGACATAAGTGATTCTGCTGCAGAAATCATTCCAGCAGGATTAAGAAACAATATCAAATGGAATTTAGGCCATTTATATGTTGTTCAAGAGAGATTTGCTTTCCAACTTACTGGAAAAGAAACTAAATTCCCTGCTAATATTAACAAGTTATTTGATCCAGGAACGAAACCTTCTGATTGGGATATGAAGCCTCCAACGATGTCTCAATTGAATGATTTGTTAACGGAACAAATTGAAAGGATTGAATCAGCACTTTCAAACAAATTGAAAGAAGAAATCAATCCTCACTATAAGTCGGCTTCTACAGGAATTACCTTTACAACAGTAGAACAATTACTGAGCTTTTCTATTTACCATGAAGCATTGCACTTTGCGACGATTAAAAATATTAAGAGAATAATTAACAGTAAAGATTAA
- a CDS encoding carbonic anhydrase has protein sequence MLLHDILEHNDQFVNDAEYEQYEATKYPKKRMVVVSCMDARLVELLPKALDLHNGDAKIIKNAGGIISHPFGSIMRSIVTAVYELNADEIFIIGHHGCGMSQTNPKGTLQKAKERGVATQDVLNTLEYAGIDLEKWLFGFDNVVDSIKNNIELVRNHPLIPKDVPVHGLAIAPDTGKLDLIIDGYKEISTTENK, from the coding sequence GTGCTATTACATGATATTCTTGAACACAATGATCAATTTGTAAACGATGCAGAGTACGAGCAATATGAGGCGACAAAATATCCGAAAAAACGAATGGTTGTCGTGTCATGTATGGACGCGCGATTGGTTGAGCTTTTACCCAAAGCGTTAGATTTACACAATGGTGATGCCAAAATTATCAAAAATGCAGGCGGAATTATCTCTCATCCGTTTGGAAGTATTATGCGCAGTATTGTTACTGCTGTATACGAATTGAATGCTGATGAAATCTTTATTATTGGCCATCATGGATGTGGGATGAGCCAAACTAATCCAAAAGGGACACTGCAAAAAGCTAAAGAACGGGGCGTAGCAACACAAGACGTTCTCAATACCCTTGAATATGCTGGAATTGATTTAGAAAAATGGTTGTTCGGTTTTGACAATGTCGTTGATTCGATTAAAAACAATATTGAGTTGGTACGCAACCACCCGTTAATTCCTAAAGATGTTCCTGTACATGGTCTAGCTATCGCACCAGACACAGGTAAATTAGACCTAATTATAGATGGTTATAAAGAAATATCTACAACTGAAAATAAATAA
- the cynS gene encoding cyanase, with protein MNRQEATQKIIEAKVAKGLTWFDIAAVTENSESWVVTALLGQATMSRTEAEKVGKLLELDQEVVEALTQIPHRGTVMQMPPTDPLLYRFYEALLVYGPTLKELIHEKFGEGIMSAIDFELDIQKKADSKGDRVVITFNGKFLPYRKW; from the coding sequence ATGAACAGACAAGAAGCAACTCAAAAAATTATTGAGGCAAAAGTAGCAAAAGGATTAACTTGGTTTGACATTGCAGCTGTTACAGAGAACTCTGAAAGCTGGGTTGTTACAGCATTATTAGGACAAGCTACTATGTCTCGTACAGAAGCAGAAAAGGTAGGAAAGCTTTTGGAACTTGATCAAGAAGTTGTTGAGGCACTAACTCAAATCCCTCATAGAGGAACAGTGATGCAAATGCCTCCTACAGATCCTTTATTATATCGCTTTTATGAAGCACTATTAGTTTATGGACCTACACTTAAAGAACTTATTCACGAAAAATTTGGTGAAGGGATCATGAGTGCAATTGATTTCGAACTAGATATTCAGAAGAAAGCAGATTCAAAAGGTGATCGTGTAGTAATCACATTTAATGGAAAATTCTTACCTTATAGAAAATGGTAA
- a CDS encoding acetolactate synthase large subunit: MKASDLMVRCLEAEGVEYIFGIPGEENIDFMDSLTRSSIQFVLARHEQGAAFMADMYGRLTGKPGVCLATLGPGATNLITGVANAHLDRSPLIAITGQADLTRLHKESHQHIDTIQLFKGITKYNQQILSAYTIPEIIRKAFDLATNESPGAVHIQLPVDVARHEVISSPLLIGKQAKIKPDSSSLQAAAKLIMEAKRPIVLAGNGVIRNRAWEEVRKLVEKANLPMVNSFMAKGILPFDHPRNLFTIGGKPNTDTLRPLIEADLVIAIGFDLVEYDPVLWNKEQSRKVLNIHTIQAETDAHFPVELDLVGDLQDTLKALLELVDQRPEPIGYNQIRASRVEELQTIPSSEQELPRKVMWTLSEKLSKDSIVISDVGLHKVWVSRWYQPKAPGQTIIYNGLASMGASLPGALASRLAKPNSPVIVVSGDGGFLMNSQELETAKRLGLAFTIIIFNNQSYGLIEKHQRAANLAVTQIAFTNPDFNLFAQSFGIAYRCAKNAEEFSQVLTEALESGELNLLEVVLMGEEV, from the coding sequence ATGAAAGCAAGTGATCTTATGGTACGTTGCCTGGAAGCCGAGGGAGTCGAGTACATTTTTGGTATCCCTGGTGAAGAAAATATTGATTTTATGGACTCATTAACGCGATCATCAATTCAATTTGTGCTCGCACGGCACGAACAAGGTGCAGCCTTCATGGCAGATATGTACGGACGGTTAACAGGCAAGCCAGGGGTGTGTCTGGCAACCTTAGGGCCAGGTGCAACAAATTTGATCACCGGTGTGGCTAATGCACATCTTGATCGATCTCCGTTGATTGCTATTACCGGTCAGGCTGATCTCACACGACTACACAAAGAATCTCATCAGCATATAGATACGATTCAATTATTTAAAGGTATTACAAAATATAATCAACAGATTTTGTCCGCGTATACGATTCCAGAAATCATACGTAAGGCGTTTGATCTCGCTACGAATGAAAGCCCTGGTGCTGTTCATATACAGTTGCCTGTAGACGTTGCTCGGCATGAGGTAATTAGCTCTCCGCTTCTAATTGGCAAGCAAGCTAAAATCAAGCCGGATAGCTCGTCACTACAAGCAGCGGCAAAGCTCATAATGGAGGCAAAGAGACCAATCGTTCTAGCAGGAAACGGTGTAATTCGTAATCGTGCGTGGGAAGAAGTTCGGAAGCTGGTGGAAAAAGCAAATCTACCTATGGTCAACTCCTTTATGGCCAAAGGCATCCTGCCATTCGACCATCCTCGAAATTTGTTTACTATCGGTGGGAAGCCTAATACTGATACTCTCCGCCCTTTAATTGAAGCTGATTTAGTGATTGCTATTGGATTTGATTTGGTTGAATATGATCCGGTGTTGTGGAATAAGGAGCAGTCCCGTAAAGTGCTAAACATTCACACAATTCAAGCGGAAACTGATGCCCATTTTCCGGTTGAGTTAGATCTTGTAGGGGATTTACAAGATACACTCAAGGCATTATTAGAATTAGTGGATCAACGGCCTGAACCTATAGGATATAATCAAATACGTGCAAGTAGGGTGGAAGAACTACAGACTATCCCTTCTTCAGAACAGGAATTGCCGCGTAAGGTGATGTGGACTTTAAGTGAGAAATTATCAAAGGATAGTATCGTAATTTCTGATGTTGGCCTGCACAAGGTCTGGGTATCTCGTTGGTATCAACCAAAAGCGCCAGGTCAAACGATTATCTACAATGGGTTGGCCTCAATGGGAGCATCGCTACCGGGCGCTCTAGCAAGTCGCTTGGCCAAACCAAATTCTCCAGTCATCGTCGTATCGGGTGATGGAGGGTTTCTGATGAATTCTCAAGAACTTGAGACTGCAAAGCGTCTTGGCCTAGCCTTTACCATTATTATCTTTAATAATCAGAGTTACGGTTTAATTGAAAAACACCAGCGTGCCGCCAATTTGGCAGTTACTCAGATCGCTTTCACCAACCCGGATTTTAATCTCTTTGCTCAAAGCTTTGGGATTGCCTATAGATGTGCAAAAAATGCTGAAGAATTTTCTCAAGTACTGACGGAAGCGCTGGAAAGTGGAGAATTAAATTTGTTAGAGGTTGTATTGATGGGAGAAGAAGTGTGA
- a CDS encoding GerAB/ArcD/ProY family transporter → MNNKAFAQSSFLVYGIVVGTSTLIPFSYLSQPQDQWIAILIGGVWTLILFFLYRSLLSSGNKGGDFIDLIRSSFGRITSIVFLSVYWLFIAFVTAKDLAIVWDTIVNLTLPKHTTTFIATLVIIHIYLICVQGGIKSILQLSVFLSTICFFLNVVVILLSFSEIKIAHFFPILYDGFQPLVREAYLISTKSSGEILLLLFLPQICDEIRSNIKPLLIPIIFITLTNLFKFIVSVGLLGEYIKYIPLTTSGTATGVLTFGNAQLRIEPLVILAWFVTAVIKLSVEYYILTKLSTKFLKNFNVNTYLFPVGLIVWSLSLLAFKNQLEIIHFPKTYAIYATIFQLIIPLSVWLCLKIRRMKGPYRI, encoded by the coding sequence ATGAACAATAAGGCATTTGCTCAATCATCCTTTCTTGTTTATGGAATCGTTGTGGGTACAAGCACGTTAATTCCTTTTAGCTACCTTTCTCAGCCTCAAGATCAATGGATAGCAATATTAATTGGAGGAGTGTGGACGTTAATATTGTTTTTTCTTTATCGATCTTTATTAAGTTCTGGAAACAAGGGGGGGGATTTCATTGATCTTATCAGAAGCAGTTTCGGCAGGATAACTTCCATAGTATTTTTAAGTGTTTATTGGCTTTTTATCGCATTCGTCACAGCAAAAGATTTAGCAATTGTTTGGGATACAATTGTAAATTTAACTTTACCAAAACATACTACTACGTTTATTGCAACCCTTGTAATAATACATATTTATTTGATATGTGTTCAGGGTGGGATAAAGAGCATCCTTCAATTGAGTGTGTTTTTATCTACCATTTGTTTTTTCCTCAATGTTGTTGTGATTTTATTGAGTTTTAGCGAAATAAAGATCGCTCATTTTTTTCCTATCCTTTATGATGGTTTTCAACCTTTAGTTAGAGAAGCTTATTTGATTTCCACTAAGTCTTCAGGTGAAATTCTGTTACTTTTGTTTCTTCCGCAAATATGTGATGAGATAAGATCGAATATAAAACCATTATTAATACCAATTATTTTTATAACATTAACAAATTTATTTAAGTTCATCGTTTCAGTTGGATTATTAGGAGAATATATAAAGTATATTCCTCTAACGACTTCTGGCACTGCTACAGGTGTGTTAACGTTTGGAAACGCTCAATTAAGAATCGAACCACTCGTTATCCTAGCTTGGTTTGTTACTGCAGTCATCAAACTGTCTGTTGAATACTACATATTAACAAAACTCTCTACAAAGTTTCTAAAAAATTTTAATGTTAATACTTATCTCTTTCCTGTCGGGTTGATTGTTTGGTCTTTATCATTACTTGCATTCAAAAATCAACTGGAGATTATACATTTCCCTAAAACATATGCGATATATGCCACTATATTTCAATTAATTATTCCATTATCAGTATGGCTATGTCTTAAAATAAGAAGAATGAAGGGTCCTTACAGAATTTAG
- a CDS encoding Ger(x)C family spore germination protein, which produces MRKLIVYFTLLLLLLSGCSTGTQIEELAITLSTGIDEGTNGVTITSEILNTESKGGEEKGGKSAMSYYIESVSGENANDAFSKQKFLHPKEITALHNKVLVFGEKTLQNGITEIVSGFPRTDYLRGSNYIVAARGEARDIINSSSIENQSISESIVQLINRQGIKTKAVEFFKKSSSRNKRGSILPLLDNVETDGKKRLIISGVALLNNGKLTGYLNEKEMSLVAVLLNQGKNLRVKVKYKNKPVEVILSSGNIKRDCIFSYSKPKFIFKGDLFFKVDIASFGEVTKTKDISNLELLVRKELKKRYTLLMKKILVEYQCDALGFDDYLYRYRPSYWKVNHYKWNSILPEVETDFKMNVTIKHVGIHS; this is translated from the coding sequence TTGAGGAAACTAATTGTATATTTTACGCTTCTTTTATTACTATTATCAGGTTGCAGTACTGGCACACAAATTGAAGAATTGGCTATTACACTTTCTACGGGTATTGATGAAGGTACTAATGGAGTAACCATAACGTCAGAAATATTAAATACTGAATCAAAAGGCGGGGAAGAAAAAGGTGGCAAATCAGCAATGTCCTATTATATAGAATCTGTATCAGGGGAGAATGCTAACGATGCCTTTTCTAAACAAAAATTTCTTCATCCTAAAGAAATAACAGCCTTGCATAATAAGGTTTTAGTTTTTGGTGAAAAAACTCTTCAAAATGGAATTACGGAAATCGTGTCTGGTTTTCCACGTACAGATTACCTACGCGGAAGTAACTATATAGTAGCAGCAAGAGGGGAAGCCCGCGATATAATAAATTCAAGTTCTATCGAAAATCAATCTATATCTGAATCAATTGTTCAGCTTATTAACCGTCAGGGTATTAAAACCAAGGCAGTTGAATTTTTCAAAAAATCATCCAGCAGAAATAAGAGAGGATCAATTCTGCCTTTGCTTGATAACGTAGAAACAGATGGAAAGAAGAGATTGATTATTTCGGGTGTAGCTTTATTAAATAATGGCAAGTTAACAGGTTATCTCAATGAAAAAGAGATGTCGCTTGTAGCTGTACTGCTAAATCAAGGAAAGAATTTACGTGTTAAGGTTAAGTATAAAAACAAACCTGTTGAGGTAATTTTAAGTAGTGGCAATATTAAAAGAGATTGTATATTTTCTTATAGTAAACCTAAATTTATATTTAAAGGAGATTTATTTTTTAAGGTTGATATTGCATCATTTGGTGAAGTTACTAAGACAAAAGACATATCTAATTTAGAATTATTGGTAAGAAAAGAACTGAAAAAAAGATATACATTATTAATGAAAAAAATCTTAGTTGAATATCAATGTGATGCTTTAGGGTTTGATGATTACCTTTATCGCTACCGTCCTTCTTATTGGAAGGTAAATCACTACAAGTGGAATAGTATTTTACCAGAGGTTGAAACTGACTTTAAAATGAACGTCACCATAAAACATGTAGGAATTCATTCTTAG